A single region of the Tigriopus californicus strain San Diego chromosome 8, Tcal_SD_v2.1, whole genome shotgun sequence genome encodes:
- the LOC131885155 gene encoding chromatin target of PRMT1 protein-like: MRRWAATFSGDNHRNGTLRASLLLKRGSMIQHRLGVRRSGPRASWGRAMRRERGPATFRRRYAGVFLNRGRARRTQTESAGASRGASRNTTLSKEELDTQLDQYMSRTKHALDQDLVAYRQSGGAS; encoded by the coding sequence ATGCGTCGATGGGCTGCCACTTTCTCAGGCGACAACCATCGTAACGGCACGTTGCGAGCGTCCCTCCTTCTCAAACGAGGCTCCATGATCCAGCACCGATTAGGCGTGCGCCGCTCCGGGCCTCGCGCTTCTTGGGGTCGAGCCATGCGTCGCGAGCGTGGCCCAGCCACCTTCCGACGACGCTATGCCGGAGTGTTTCTCAATCGGGGTCGCGCTCGACGCACTCAAACCGAGTCGGCGGGCGCGTCTCGTGGGGCGAGCCGAAACACCACTCTGTCTAAAGAGGAGCTGGATACTCAATTGGACCAATATATGTCTCGCACTAAACATGCCTTGGACCAAGATCTGGTGGCGTATCGTCAATCTGGAGGAGCAAGTTAA
- the LOC131885154 gene encoding phosphotriesterase-related protein-like yields MTGMVTTVLGQVPASALGTTLTHEHLSMSFDVCFVPPPSRQSTRAQLPWTLEHAHWIRQHPYSHADNIVLNDEAAESAVRQSVAAFKAAGGGCLVENSTFGLHRHTAFLADLARDTGVHVVAGTGYYVAGAQTESSLNLSVEQCEDHMRAELTHGCVDNPNVRAGIMGEIGCSFPLHAFERKVVQACAQVQQETGFAVTFHPGRDAQSPSEIMDVFLEAGGTRERAIMGHLERTIKDPAELLDLAQSGVYCQFDLFGIENSYYQLAGAIDFPSDAQRMDMIKLLVEHGFEDQILVAHDIHTKHRLEQYGGHGFAHLLDHAIPKMKAHKGFTAETIHKILVDNPARILAQVPH; encoded by the exons ATGACAGGCATGGTTACCACGG TGTTGGGTCAGGTGCCGGCCTCGGCCTTGGGTACCACCCTCACCCATGAACATTTGTCCATGAGCTTTGACGTGTGCTTTGTTCCGCCCCCGTCTCGCCAATCCACGCGAGCGCAACTCCCGTGGACACTGGAGCACGCCCACTGGATCCGCCAGCACCC GTATAGTCATGCCGATAACATAGTGCTCAATGATGAGGCGGCCGAATCGGCGGTAAGACAGAGTGTGGCGGCATTCAAAGCAGCCGGAGGCGGATGTCTGGTCGAGAATTCTACCTTCGGACTCCATCGCCACACCGCCTTCCTGGCCGACTTGGCTCGCGATACGGGCGTGCACGTGGTGGCTGGTACGG GCTATTATGTGGCTGGAGCTCAAACGGAGTCATCGCTGAATTTGAGCGTGGAACAATGTGAGGACCACATGAGGGCTGAGTTGACTCACGGTTGCGTGGACAATCCGAATGTCAGGGCCGGAATCATGGGCGAGATCGGTTGCTCGTTCCCTTTGCATG CATTTGAACGCAAAGTGGTTCAGGCGTGTGCCCAGGTGCAACAAGAGACGGGTTTTGCGGTCACTTTTCATCCAGGTCGAGATGCTCAATCGCCATCTGAAATCATGGACGTTTTCTTGGAAGCCGGCGGTACTCGAGAACGAGCCATTATGGGCCATTTAGAAA GAACCATAAAAGATCCGGCGGAACTATTGGATTTGGCCCAAAGCGGTGTCTATTGCCAATTCGACTTGTTTGGCATTGAAAATTCGTACTACCAGTTAGCTGGGGCAATTGATTTTCCCAGTGATGCCCAACGCATGGACATGATCAAGTTACTCGTGGAACATGGCTTCGAAGACCAAATATTGGTGGCTCATGATATTCACACCAAGCATCGACTG GAACAATATGGTGGGCACGGATTCGCACATTTATTGGACCATGCCATTCCGAAAATGAAGGCTCACAAAGGCTTCACCGCCGAGACCATTCACAAGATCCTGGTGGACAATCCGGCACGAATTCTGGCCCAAGTGCCTCACTGA
- the LOC131884622 gene encoding SUMO-activating enzyme subunit 2-like, which translates to MAVDYSVSGTRGAAGSSASSSSSMGPPAWGVRRSRGWAGEASVLMVGAGGIGCELLKNLVLAGFHQLVIIDLDTIDVTNLNRQFLFQKRHVGQSKAQVAREAALAFCPEANIRAIHDSIMSPDYGLEFFQQFQLVLNALDNRAARSHVNRMCLAANVPLVESGTAGYLGQVTVIRKGVTECYECTPKPHAKTFPGCTIRNTPSEPIHCIVWSKHLFNQLFGETDPDEEVSPDAADPEANEKTETPASDPPEAVSADSSESKHAQNGNVVRISTRQWAQDLGYEPKALFQKFFFDDIQYLLSMEKLWSKRKAPVPMDAHSLALQAPDEPPNKGQSFDIQDQAVWSIAKCFEVFQSSVLALKSELAQKAEGDHLVWDKDDEAAMNFVTACSNIRAEIFHIRRQSRFDIKSMAGNIIPAIATTNAVIAGLIVLEAFKILAHQPDTCKTAFLTRKPNPRGKILVPCQLNAPNPKCYVCADKPEVSVKLSLEKTTLKMLEEKILKGALHMVAPDVEIMGKGVILISSEEGETTANADKTLRSFGLTSGTILECDDFLQNYNLKLFLFDIEEDSEEEFKIITDISELKAKDEDEPKTNEGTADQPQTDEPEGQGDRKRKAEHEAAIPIKKKKVEIVSDNQDLVCID; encoded by the exons ATGGCCGTGGATTATTCCGTGAGTGGAACACGTGGAGCGGCCGGCTCTTCcgcctcgtcctcctcgtctaTGGGTCCGCCCGCCTGGGGTGTGCGTAGATCCCGGGGGTGGGCGGGTGAGGCGTCCGTCTTGATGGTGGGCGCGGGAGGGATCGGATGCGAATTGCTCAAGAATCTCGTCTTGGCTGGATTCCACCAACTCGTGATC ATCGATTTGGACACCATCGACGTGACCAACTTGAATCGGCAGTTCCTGTTCCAAAAGCGCCATGTGGGCCAATCCAAAGCCCAGGTGGCCCGTGAGGCCGCTCTGGCCTTCTGTCCCGAGGCCAACATTCGGGCCATCCATGACTCCATCATGAG cCCGGATTATGGCCTGGAGTTCTTCCAACAGTTCCAGTTGGTCCTAAATGCCTTGGATAATCGCGCGGCTCGCAGTCACGTGAACCGCATGTGTCTGGCGGCCAACGTGCCATTGGTCGAGAGCGGCACGGCCGGTTATCTGGGCCAGGTCACCGTCATCCGGAAAGGCGTGACCGAATGCTACGAGTGCACGCCCAAACCTCATGCCAAGACCTTTCCCGGCTGTACCATTCGCAACACGCCCTCCGAGCCCATTCATTGCATCGTGTGGTCCAAACATTTGTTCAA TCAATTGTTCGGGGAAACAGACCCCGATGAAGAGGTCTCACCCGATGCCGCCGACCCTGAAGCCAATGAGAAGACCGAAACCCCGGCCAGCGATCCACCTGAAGCCGTGTCGGCCGACTCCAGTGAGAGCAAACACGCCCAAAATGGCAACGTGGTCCGCATCTCGACCCGGCAATGGGCACAGGACCTGGGCTACGAACCCAAAGCCTTGTTTCAAAAGTTCTTCTTCGACGACATCCAATATCTGTTGAGCATGGAGAAGCTCTGGAGCAAACGCAAGGCCCCCGTTCCCATGGATGCCCACAGCTTGGCCCTTCAGGCCCCCGACGAGCCGCCCAATAAGGGCCAATCCTTCGACATCCAAGACCAGGCTGTTTGGTCGATTGCCAAATGCTTCGAGGTGTTCCAATCCAGTGTGCTGGCTCTCAAGAGCGAGCTCGCGCAGAAAGCCGAAGGCGACCATCTGGTGTGGGACAAGGACGACGAGGCGGCCATGAACTTTGTCACGGCGTGCTCGAACATTCGGGCCGAGATCTTTCACATCCGACGCCAATCCCGCTTTGATATCAAGTCCATGGCGGGGAATATCATCCCTGCCATCGCCACCACCAACGCCGTCATCGCTGGTCTCATCGTACTGGAGGCCTTCAAGATCTTGGCTCACCAGCCCGACACGTGTAAAACG GCCTTCCTGACCCGAAAGCCCAATCCTCGTGGGAAGATCCTCGTTCCCTGCCAATTGAACGCCCCCAATCCCAAGTGTTACGTGTGTGCCGACAAGCCCGAGGTGTCGGTCAAACTCTCCTTGGAGAAGACCACCTTGAAGATGCTGGAGGAGAAGATCCTCAAGGGCGCGTTGCACATGGTGGCACCCGATGTGGAAATCATGGGCAAGGGGGTCATTCTCATCTCGAGTGAGGAAGGTGAGACCACGGCCAATGCGGACAAGACCTTGAGATCCTTCGGCCTCACTTCCGGCACCATTTTGGAGTGCGACGACTTTCTCCAAAACTACAACCTGAAATTATTCCTGTTCGATATCGA GGAGGACTCGGAAGAGGAATTCAAAATCATCACGGACATCTCTGAACTCAAGGCCAAGGATGAAGATGAGCCTAAGACGAACGAAGGAACCGCAGACCAGCCACAAACAG ACGAACCCGAAGGTCAAGGCGATCGCAAGAGAAAAGCCGAGCATGAAGCTGCCATTCctatcaagaagaaaaaggtcGAAATAGTCTCCGACAACCAAGATTTGGTGTGCATAGATTGA
- the LOC131884623 gene encoding uncharacterized protein LOC131884623 — MMHVMEPAGRGGGSTANGPGSAVLLPTNGANRGPGHPHPAPGPPVNGGTGAGGGGGVKRQRGAHPSLLMMGLNGACPEDEVDSDLVDDDDDEDDVDDDEAAGWKRARLADEAAAAASNGGCGTSNSPEIDIVINNVVCSFSVRCHLNLRDIALRGVNVEYRRENGMVTMKLRRPYTTASIWSSGKITCTGANSEDHAKIAARRYARLLQKLGFNIRFKNFRVVNVLGSCSLPFAIKITQFSQKYKEASYEPELHPGVTFKMRDPKATLKIFSTGSITVTAPSVRNVQLAIEKIYPLVHEFQKPKTDKTPRDPGPPVHLPLQPEADVAAASSSNNSDNVSPSGPYGAKKSQSQMSSGLKRKKGFAEDSDESVEEW; from the exons ATGATGCACGTGATGGAGCCGGCGGGGCGGGGCGGAGGTAGCACCGCTAATGGCCCAGGCTCCGCCGTCCTCCTCCCGACTAACGGGGCCAATCGGGGACCCGGCCATCCCCATCCCGCCCCTGGCCCTCCCGTGAACGGCGGCACGGGCGccggcggtggtggtggtgttaaACGTCAGCGTGGCGCCCACCCGTCCTTGCTGATGATGGGATTGAACGGGGCGTGTCCGGAGGATGAGGTGGATTCGGATCTGgtcgacgatgatgatgatgaagacgatgtTGATGACGACGAGGCGGCGGGTTGGAAACGAGCGCGCTTGGCCGACGAAGCGGCTGCGGCTGCGTCCAATGGCGGGTGCGGGACGTCCAACTCGCCCGAGATCGATATTGTGATCAACAACGTGGTGTGCAGTTTTAGCGTGCGCTGCCATCTCAATCTGCGTGATATCGCCTTGCGCGGCGTCAACGTCGAGTATCGCCGTGAAAACGGG ATGGTGACCATGAAGCTTCGCCGTCCGTACACCACGGCTTCGATTTGGTCTTCGGGGAAGATCACGTGCACGGGCGCCAACAGCGAGGATCACGCCAAGATCGCAGCTCGCCGCTACGCCCGTCTCCTTCAGAAATTAGGTTTTAACATTAGGTTCAAGAATTTCCGCGTGGTCAATGTGCTCGGATCGTGCTCACTCCCATTTGCCATCAAGATCACTCAATTCTCTCAGAAATATAAAGAAGCCAG TTACGAGCCCGAGCTCCATCCAGGAGTGACGTTCAAGATGCGCGATCCCAAAGCCACGCTCAAGATCTTCTCCACGGGCAGCATCACGGTCACGGCACCCAGCGTGCGGAACGTTCAATTGGCCATTGAGAAGATCTACCCGCTCGTGCACGAGTTCCAAAAGCCAAAAACTGATAAAACCCCTCGCGACCCTGGCCCGCCCGTGCACCTCCCGTTACAACCCGAAGCTGACGTGGCCGCCGCCAGCAGTAGCAATAATAGTGACAACGTCAGCCCCAGTGGACCATACggagccaaaaaatctcagtCCCA GATGAGTTCCGGGTTGAAGCGGAAGAAGGGCTTTGCCGAGGATTCAGACGAGTCTGTTGAGGAATGGTGA